One genomic region from Roseinatronobacter sp. S2 encodes:
- a CDS encoding FecR domain-containing protein — MQNTNRETPHMREALEWLVRLRDEQCEDATRSAFNRWLQSGPEHRAAWAEAEALWESFDPVRHEMVALRQRDKAINRRHALRLLAGVAVTGAAGWHVTRPEFRADKRTAAGETRNITLADGSRVNLGGRSAFALDFSPDYRRLSLLRGEAYFSIAPDAHRPFSVAAMGAEIDAGGAGFNLRIWSDRAQLAVATHTVAIRQASGMPVRVNAGWQASFDHRQVFAKTEVDETEIGAWRRGQLIFRSVPLQDVVDELARYRGGRIAVLGKATARIPITAVFEADHPDDALRTIADSLGLTLIDFPANVAVLYS, encoded by the coding sequence ATGCAAAACACAAACCGCGAAACACCACATATGCGCGAAGCGCTGGAATGGCTGGTCAGGCTGCGCGACGAGCAATGCGAAGATGCTACCCGATCAGCATTCAACCGCTGGCTTCAGTCCGGGCCAGAGCATCGCGCCGCATGGGCAGAGGCAGAGGCCCTTTGGGAAAGTTTCGATCCGGTTCGTCATGAAATGGTTGCATTGCGCCAAAGGGACAAGGCGATAAACCGTCGCCATGCATTGCGCCTTCTGGCAGGTGTCGCGGTGACGGGCGCCGCCGGTTGGCATGTCACACGTCCCGAATTTCGCGCCGACAAACGGACAGCAGCAGGCGAGACCCGCAATATCACGCTGGCAGACGGGTCGCGAGTCAATCTGGGCGGCCGTTCGGCCTTTGCCCTAGATTTTTCGCCGGATTACCGCCGGCTATCCCTGCTGCGCGGAGAGGCCTATTTTTCCATTGCGCCCGATGCGCACCGCCCTTTTTCAGTGGCCGCAATGGGGGCGGAGATTGATGCAGGGGGCGCGGGTTTCAACCTACGCATCTGGTCGGACAGGGCACAGCTTGCCGTTGCAACGCATACGGTGGCCATCAGGCAGGCCAGTGGCATGCCGGTTCGCGTGAATGCAGGGTGGCAGGCCAGCTTTGACCACCGGCAGGTATTTGCGAAAACGGAAGTTGATGAAACCGAAATAGGGGCGTGGCGACGGGGACAGCTTATCTTCCGGTCTGTGCCCTTGCAGGATGTGGTTGATGAACTTGCAAGGTATCGTGGCGGGCGGATTGCGGTATTGGGCAAAGCAACTGCGCGTATTCCCATCACCGCTGTGTTCGAGGCGGATCACCCCGATGACGCGCTTAGAACCATTGCGGATTCGCTTGGCCTGACCTTGATTGATTTTCCCGCAAATGTGGCCGTTCTCTATAGTTGA
- a CDS encoding CPBP family intramembrane glutamic endopeptidase yields MTDRIPPHPPYAGLHWHHAALPIAIVMIATASAAIISGAAAVFAQMQMALLISGIILLLWAPFAALALARHHWVGTAALGIVAALFALNLVSLTLPRVGVFAGFDWNWQGKTLDLIWCLALIALLSRDQRCEIGWTWRTRPGTLGEAFLNIGILVVAGYLLAGNWSPAAYDAERVSSLTLERILFDTTHPNLVEEIVFRGFMLALLDRAFPPRWTIWRAQVGWGLVLTTILFGLVHGVSVSPDGALVFDPVWLFASAVMGFVIGWVRALTGSLWPAFLAHCAPETGILLGMWLR; encoded by the coding sequence ATGACTGATCGCATTCCGCCACACCCCCCGTATGCCGGTCTGCATTGGCATCATGCAGCGCTTCCCATAGCCATTGTGATGATCGCAACGGCCAGCGCGGCCATAATCAGCGGGGCGGCTGCTGTTTTCGCACAGATGCAGATGGCCCTGTTGATCAGCGGGATCATTCTGTTGCTGTGGGCACCATTCGCAGCGCTGGCGCTGGCCCGGCACCACTGGGTAGGGACCGCAGCACTGGGGATTGTTGCGGCGCTATTTGCCCTTAATCTTGTCAGCCTGACCCTGCCGCGCGTGGGTGTTTTTGCTGGGTTCGACTGGAACTGGCAGGGCAAAACGCTGGATCTGATCTGGTGTCTGGCCCTGATCGCGCTTTTGTCGCGGGACCAGCGCTGCGAGATCGGCTGGACATGGCGGACACGTCCGGGAACCCTTGGGGAAGCATTTCTGAATATCGGGATTCTGGTCGTAGCGGGTTATCTGCTCGCAGGGAACTGGTCCCCTGCCGCCTATGACGCGGAACGTGTCTCATCCCTGACGCTTGAGCGTATCTTGTTCGACACCACCCATCCCAACCTTGTCGAGGAGATCGTGTTTCGCGGTTTTATGCTTGCGCTGCTCGACAGGGCCTTTCCGCCACGCTGGACCATCTGGCGCGCACAGGTCGGCTGGGGGCTGGTCCTGACAACGATTTTGTTCGGTCTGGTGCATGGCGTTTCCGTGTCGCCCGACGGCGCACTGGTCTTTGACCCTGTCTGGTTGTTTGCCAGCGCTGTCATGGGGTTTGTCATCGGCTGGGTCCGCGCGCTGACCGGCAGTCTGTGGCCCGCGTTTCTGGCGCATTGCGCGCCTGAAACAGGCATTCTTCTGGGAATGTGGTTGCGCTGA
- a CDS encoding ABC transporter permease, which yields MGADLWRRHPGLRNTLVLIALWELVGQFKLVAGGALPALSAILLRLWVDWADYPGHIWATLSASASGFVIGNALAITAGILFVIFPVLLRLTRGLNIAIFALPPIAIAPILALTLSGMAPRITLAALGVYFVTMSATVIGLSQHDSRAADLVRAYGGGRWQVLWRVQLRGALPAILSGFRVAAPAAVLGAILAEFGGGGRWGLGTYLLGSLGRAEPARIWGIGLMATLIAGLSYIGFALLSARLVGASRAVSLNPAAPPALHLDPGSMWQRTALLLGSVALPFAVWWAFLRVLNVPSMLGKTPWDVIHYLFLSDTSVTAQSRLLGALAETLPITFAGMVLGMGFAFALAVSSRIMPEFTRGFMPIALITQTMPLVALTPLLVLILGRGTSLTLWVTISVTFFPAYVMMAQGLSLVPRAAVELPRAYGASAWAELRLVAIPASVPYVFAAMRLTAPRALLGVMIAEWLATGRGLGNLLNQSRGYLDFNMIWTVAAVSVLISVVFYQGVLAVERRVLARMGMAATE from the coding sequence ATGGGGGCTGACCTGTGGCGCCGCCACCCCGGCCTGCGCAATACGCTGGTGTTGATTGCACTTTGGGAACTGGTCGGACAGTTCAAACTGGTTGCAGGTGGGGCCTTGCCTGCCCTGAGTGCTATTTTGCTGCGCCTGTGGGTGGATTGGGCCGATTACCCCGGCCATATCTGGGCGACACTTTCAGCGTCTGCCAGCGGGTTTGTGATTGGCAATGCGCTTGCCATCACGGCGGGCATCCTGTTTGTCATCTTTCCGGTCTTGCTGCGGCTTACGCGCGGGCTGAACATCGCGATCTTTGCACTGCCGCCCATTGCCATTGCGCCGATCCTTGCGCTGACCCTGTCCGGTATGGCCCCGCGTATCACGCTGGCAGCCCTTGGCGTCTATTTCGTGACCATGAGCGCCACAGTGATCGGGCTAAGCCAGCATGACAGCCGCGCGGCAGATCTGGTGCGCGCCTATGGCGGGGGCCGGTGGCAGGTGTTGTGGCGCGTGCAGTTGCGCGGTGCGCTGCCCGCGATCCTGTCGGGGTTTCGCGTCGCGGCCCCTGCTGCCGTATTGGGGGCAATCCTTGCGGAATTCGGCGGCGGCGGGCGCTGGGGGCTGGGAACCTACCTGCTGGGATCGCTTGGTCGCGCAGAGCCAGCGCGGATATGGGGGATCGGGCTTATGGCCACCCTTATCGCGGGGCTAAGCTATATTGGCTTTGCGCTGCTGTCGGCGCGGCTTGTGGGCGCCAGTCGCGCGGTCTCCCTGAACCCCGCAGCACCGCCAGCCTTGCATCTTGACCCCGGCTCAATGTGGCAGCGCACCGCGTTGCTTCTTGGGTCCGTTGCGCTGCCATTTGCGGTGTGGTGGGCCTTTCTGCGGGTTCTGAATGTCCCTTCCATGCTGGGCAAAACCCCTTGGGATGTGATTCACTACCTGTTTCTAAGTGACACCAGCGTCACGGCCCAAAGTCGGCTGCTGGGGGCTTTGGCCGAAACCCTGCCCATTACATTCGCGGGCATGGTGCTGGGCATGGGCTTTGCCTTTGCGCTGGCCGTGTCATCGCGCATCATGCCTGAATTCACGCGTGGCTTCATGCCGATCGCCCTTATCACCCAGACCATGCCGCTTGTCGCGCTGACCCCGCTGCTGGTGTTGATACTGGGGCGCGGCACGTCGCTGACACTGTGGGTCACCATCTCGGTCACGTTCTTTCCGGCCTATGTGATGATGGCGCAGGGGCTTTCGCTTGTGCCGCGCGCAGCGGTGGAACTGCCCCGCGCCTACGGTGCAAGCGCGTGGGCCGAGTTGCGCCTTGTCGCCATCCCCGCGTCGGTTCCTTATGTCTTTGCCGCCATGCGCCTGACAGCCCCGCGCGCGCTACTGGGGGTGATGATCGCGGAATGGTTGGCTACAGGGCGCGGGCTTGGCAACCTGTTGAACCAGTCGCGCGGATATCTGGATTTCAACATGATCTGGACCGTGGCGGCAGTTTCGGTGCTGATCTCTGTCGTTTTCTATCAGGGTGTTCTGGCCGTTGAACGCCGCGTTCTGGCCCGTATGGGAATGGCTGCGACGGAATGA
- a CDS encoding ABC transporter ATP-binding protein has protein sequence MTAAPAGISLTAIGKTYRGRGTDVEALRDVTLNCGQGSFTALIGPSGCGKSTALRILLGLEPADCGSVTIGGQSPHQAAAAGVTGVAFQDSALLPWRNVASNIALPLEVLGRNVAGYRDDIAQLIALVGLKGYENALPGELSGGMRQRVAIARALVTRPQVLFMDEPFGALDQILRRQMNIELQRIWAETGATTLLVTHGIDEAVFLADRVVVMQSAPGRIAEVIDIPFPRPRGGELFGQPEFHAQCDHIAKVLHGG, from the coding sequence ATGACCGCCGCGCCCGCCGGAATTTCGCTGACAGCGATCGGCAAGACCTATCGCGGGCGCGGCACGGATGTCGAGGCGCTGCGCGATGTCACGCTTAACTGTGGGCAAGGGTCTTTCACCGCCCTGATCGGGCCGTCGGGGTGTGGGAAATCCACAGCGCTGCGCATCTTGCTGGGGCTGGAACCGGCTGATTGCGGCAGTGTCACCATTGGCGGACAAAGCCCGCATCAAGCCGCTGCGGCCGGCGTGACTGGCGTTGCCTTTCAGGATTCCGCGCTTCTGCCGTGGCGCAATGTAGCCAGCAATATTGCCCTGCCGCTGGAAGTGTTGGGGCGCAATGTGGCGGGTTACCGCGATGATATTGCCCAACTGATCGCGCTGGTGGGCCTGAAAGGGTATGAGAACGCATTGCCGGGTGAATTGTCGGGTGGCATGCGCCAGCGCGTGGCGATTGCCCGCGCGCTGGTCACCCGCCCGCAAGTGCTGTTCATGGATGAACCGTTTGGCGCGCTGGACCAAATTTTGCGCCGCCAGATGAATATCGAATTGCAGCGCATCTGGGCCGAAACCGGCGCAACAACCCTGCTGGTCACGCATGGCATTGATGAAGCCGTGTTTCTGGCTGATCGCGTTGTCGTCATGCAGTCCGCACCGGGGCGTATTGCCGAAGTGATTGACATTCCTTTCCCACGTCCGCGCGGGGGGGAACTGTTCGGCCAGCCGGAATTCCATGCCCAGTGTGATCATATTGCAAAGGTGCTGCATGGGGGCTGA
- a CDS encoding ABC transporter substrate-binding protein: MRLQMNRRHFLGASAGAAALPFMPRHARANTPFTMQSAWINDAEFAGYFIGLDQGYYTEEGLDLTYLPGGPDVIPESSIIAGRADLSLTTPDTTIKAIVEQGAPFKIIGAQYQKNPIGIVSLAKSPILTPQDMIGKTIAVPPVNTISVEAMLAINGIDRSQVNIVPYSYDPTPLIRGEIDASLDFTTNVPYTIETMGEEAVSFLLYDFGFTIYNDTVVVTEETLRTKRAELVGWLRASRRGWVENFADPDLWPPRWMDSWFAGTGRSLENELFFNHAQQPLMESPAGYMAMTEDGIDANLEALARVGINGTRDMFDTTLLEEI, from the coding sequence ATGAGACTCCAGATGAACCGTCGTCACTTTCTGGGCGCAAGCGCAGGTGCGGCCGCACTGCCATTCATGCCGCGTCATGCGCGGGCAAACACCCCGTTCACCATGCAGTCGGCATGGATCAATGATGCCGAATTCGCAGGCTATTTCATTGGTCTGGATCAGGGTTATTACACTGAAGAAGGCCTTGATCTGACCTATCTGCCCGGCGGCCCCGATGTTATTCCCGAAAGTTCGATCATTGCAGGGCGTGCCGACTTGTCACTGACCACGCCGGACACAACCATCAAGGCGATTGTCGAACAGGGCGCGCCATTCAAGATCATCGGGGCGCAATACCAGAAAAACCCCATCGGCATCGTCAGCCTTGCCAAGTCCCCGATCCTGACCCCGCAAGACATGATCGGCAAGACGATTGCGGTGCCCCCCGTAAACACGATTTCGGTCGAGGCCATGCTGGCGATCAACGGGATTGATCGATCACAGGTCAATATCGTGCCCTATTCCTATGATCCCACGCCCCTTATTCGCGGGGAAATCGACGCCAGCCTGGATTTTACAACCAATGTTCCCTACACGATTGAAACCATGGGCGAAGAGGCGGTGTCGTTCCTTCTGTATGATTTCGGCTTCACGATCTATAACGACACAGTGGTCGTGACCGAAGAAACCCTGCGCACCAAACGCGCGGAACTGGTGGGCTGGCTGCGCGCGTCACGTCGCGGCTGGGTCGAGAATTTTGCGGACCCCGATCTGTGGCCACCGCGCTGGATGGACAGCTGGTTTGCCGGAACCGGGCGCAGTCTGGAGAATGAGCTGTTCTTCAACCACGCCCAGCAACCGCTGATGGAGTCGCCCGCAGGTTACATGGCAATGACCGAAGACGGGATCGACGCAAATCTTGAAGCCCTTGCGCGTGTCGGGATCAATGGAACCCGCGACATGTTCGACACCACTTTGCTAGAGGAAATCTGA
- a CDS encoding 5-formyltetrahydrofolate cyclo-ligase → MSKSKIIRQQIWSKLRDVARPDTRFHLNFAEVIPDFEGSEAATANLVQLPAYQATEFAFITPDNCLVDLRRRMIAAGKPFVMSTYGIYRGFLLMEPGMVPAGAELYAAWLDGMEHFARPITLEEIARRGRFDFMVTGASAVSVDGVRFGKGHGFFDLEWGMFTDLGLVDESTPVVAVVHECQMVQEKLIPSETDILVDWIATPGGLHEVQRRAKRPHGVKWPLLDPRQINETPPLQELQRIQGLA, encoded by the coding sequence GTGTCCAAGTCCAAAATCATCCGGCAACAAATATGGTCGAAACTGCGCGATGTCGCCAGACCGGATACACGCTTTCACCTTAACTTTGCAGAAGTTATTCCCGATTTCGAAGGGTCAGAGGCCGCAACGGCAAATCTTGTTCAGCTTCCGGCCTATCAGGCAACAGAATTTGCCTTCATCACCCCGGATAATTGCCTTGTCGATCTGCGCCGACGCATGATCGCGGCGGGCAAACCTTTTGTGATGTCCACCTATGGCATTTATCGCGGCTTTTTGCTGATGGAACCGGGCATGGTGCCTGCGGGGGCCGAGCTTTACGCCGCATGGCTGGACGGGATGGAGCATTTCGCCCGCCCCATAACACTTGAAGAAATCGCGCGTCGGGGCCGGTTTGATTTCATGGTTACAGGCGCATCGGCGGTGTCGGTCGACGGGGTGCGCTTTGGCAAGGGCCACGGGTTCTTCGATCTTGAATGGGGCATGTTCACCGATCTGGGCCTTGTTGATGAAAGCACGCCGGTTGTGGCTGTCGTGCATGAATGCCAGATGGTGCAGGAAAAACTGATCCCGTCTGAAACCGATATTCTGGTGGACTGGATCGCCACGCCCGGCGGGTTGCATGAAGTGCAGCGCCGCGCAAAGCGGCCACACGGCGTCAAATGGCCCCTGCTTGACCCGCGCCAGATAAATGAGACCCCGCCCTTGCAGGAATTGCAGCGCATTCAGGGCCTTGCCTAA